The following are encoded in a window of Providencia rettgeri genomic DNA:
- a CDS encoding DUF1289 domain-containing protein has protein sequence MAEQLEFFDIPSPCRGICQTNEQGYCRGCYRTRDERFNWLKFSNAEKRNIIRLCRQRLLRATNKKITQDEAIDYQQSLF, from the coding sequence ATGGCTGAGCAACTGGAGTTTTTTGACATACCTAGCCCTTGTCGTGGGATCTGTCAAACAAATGAGCAAGGTTATTGCCGTGGTTGTTATCGAACACGTGACGAGCGATTTAATTGGCTAAAGTTTTCGAATGCAGAAAAGCGCAATATTATTCGTTTGTGTCGTCAGCGTCTGCTAAGAGCGACAAATAAAAAAATAACGCAAGATGAAGCTATCGATTATCAACAATCACTTTTCTAA
- the gloA gene encoding lactoylglutathione lyase yields the protein MRLLHTMLRVTDMQRSIDFYTKVLGMRLLRTSENTEYKYSLAFVGYSDESEGAVIELTYNWGVDSYEMGNAYGHIALGVDDVAKTCDDIRHAGGNVTREAGPVKGGSTIIAFVEDPDGYKIELIENKSASQGLGH from the coding sequence ATGCGCTTACTTCATACCATGTTACGTGTTACTGATATGCAACGTTCTATTGATTTTTATACCAAAGTATTAGGAATGCGTTTACTTAGAACCAGTGAAAATACGGAGTATAAATATTCTTTAGCTTTTGTTGGTTATAGCGATGAAAGTGAAGGGGCTGTTATTGAACTAACATACAATTGGGGCGTTGATAGCTATGAAATGGGCAATGCCTATGGACACATCGCTCTTGGTGTTGATGATGTTGCTAAAACTTGTGATGATATCCGTCATGCAGGCGGCAACGTAACCCGAGAAGCCGGTCCGGTAAAAGGCGGCTCAACCATCATTGCCTTCGTTGAAGATCCTGATGGCTATAAAATTGAGTTGATCGAAAACAAAAGTGCCAGCCAAGGTTTAGGTCACTAA
- the sapD gene encoding putrescine export ABC transporter ATP-binding protein SapD produces the protein MPLLDIRNLTIEFMTANGPVKAVDRVSMTLSEGEVRGLVGESGSGKSLIAKAICGVTKDNIRVTADRFRFQDIDLLKLSPRKRRKLIGHNISMIFQEPQSCLDPAANIGKQLIQSIPGWTYKGRWWQRFNWRKRRAIELLHRVGIKDHKDIMHSYPYELTDGECQKVMIAIAIANQPRLLIADEPTNAMESTTQAQIFRLLDKLNQNNNMGILLISHDMEMMSKLVDRINVLYCGQTVESATPEDILQRPRHPYTQALIRSIPDFESPIPHKGRLNTLPGAIPSLEHLPIGCRLGPRCPYAQRTCIEAPQLRNIKNHLVACHYPLNTEEQP, from the coding sequence ATGCCACTCTTAGACATCCGCAATTTAACCATTGAATTTATGACCGCCAACGGTCCTGTCAAAGCAGTAGACCGTGTATCTATGACACTTTCTGAAGGTGAAGTACGCGGTTTAGTCGGCGAGTCAGGTTCAGGAAAAAGTTTAATCGCAAAAGCCATTTGCGGCGTAACAAAAGATAATATCCGGGTAACTGCCGATCGCTTTCGCTTCCAAGACATTGATTTATTAAAACTTAGCCCTCGCAAACGCCGCAAGTTAATTGGTCACAACATATCAATGATCTTCCAAGAGCCACAATCGTGCCTCGACCCTGCGGCAAATATTGGTAAACAGTTGATCCAATCCATTCCTGGTTGGACATATAAAGGTCGCTGGTGGCAACGTTTCAATTGGCGAAAACGCCGTGCTATTGAGTTGTTACACCGGGTTGGTATTAAAGATCATAAAGATATCATGCATAGTTATCCTTATGAATTGACGGATGGTGAATGCCAAAAAGTGATGATAGCCATCGCTATCGCTAATCAACCTCGTTTGTTAATTGCAGATGAACCCACCAATGCCATGGAGTCAACAACACAGGCGCAAATTTTCCGCCTGCTCGATAAACTAAATCAAAACAATAACATGGGGATTTTGTTAATCAGTCATGATATGGAAATGATGTCAAAATTAGTTGATCGTATTAATGTTTTGTACTGTGGGCAAACAGTAGAAAGTGCCACGCCTGAAGATATTTTACAGCGACCGCGCCACCCTTATACCCAAGCTCTGATCCGTTCTATACCAGATTTTGAAAGCCCGATCCCTCATAAAGGGAGATTAAATACCTTACCCGGAGCAATTCCATCATTAGAGCATTTGCCTATTGGTTGCCGCCTTGGGCCCCGTTGTCCTTATGCACAACGCACCTGCATTGAAGCTCCACAGCTACGTAATATCAAAAACCATTTAGTGGCTTGCCATTATCCACTGAATACGGAGGAGCAACCCTGA
- the pdxY gene encoding pyridoxal kinase PdxY, whose amino-acid sequence MKSVLSIQSHVVFGHAGNSAAAFPMCRMGVDVWPLNTVQFSNHTQYPQWTGSVFPAQHLTDIVEGLAKIHKLEICDAVLSGYIGSAEQGDDILAIVKKIKVANPQALYFCDPVMGHPEKGCIVAPGVAEFLCERALAASDVIAPNLLELETLADRTINTVEEAIDAARELCHKGPKIVLVKHLSRAAYRADRFEMILVTAEHSWHVSRPLVDFGEKQPVGVGDLTSGLMLVNLLKGEPLDKGLEHVAAAVYEVMIKTKEMGEYELQLVAAQDKMVNPQHKFCATQVD is encoded by the coding sequence ATGAAAAGCGTATTATCAATTCAATCCCATGTTGTTTTCGGCCATGCAGGAAACAGTGCTGCTGCATTCCCTATGTGCCGCATGGGCGTAGATGTGTGGCCACTCAATACCGTACAATTTTCTAATCATACACAATACCCACAATGGACAGGGAGTGTGTTCCCCGCTCAGCACTTAACAGATATTGTTGAAGGCTTGGCTAAGATACATAAACTTGAAATATGTGATGCTGTGTTAAGTGGCTATATTGGCTCAGCGGAGCAGGGCGACGATATACTTGCGATTGTGAAAAAAATTAAAGTAGCAAACCCACAAGCTCTATATTTTTGTGATCCAGTTATGGGACATCCTGAAAAAGGTTGTATTGTTGCACCAGGTGTTGCTGAGTTCTTGTGTGAAAGGGCGTTAGCCGCAAGTGATGTCATTGCCCCCAACCTCCTTGAATTAGAAACACTTGCAGATAGAACAATCAACACAGTGGAAGAAGCTATTGATGCGGCTAGAGAGCTTTGTCACAAGGGGCCGAAAATTGTTCTCGTGAAGCATCTTAGCCGTGCGGCTTATCGAGCTGACCGCTTTGAGATGATCTTGGTTACTGCGGAGCATAGCTGGCATGTTAGCCGTCCATTAGTTGATTTTGGTGAAAAACAACCAGTGGGGGTAGGAGACTTGACGAGTGGTTTAATGTTAGTGAATTTATTAAAAGGGGAACCTTTAGATAAAGGACTAGAACATGTTGCTGCTGCGGTATATGAAGTGATGATTAAAACAAAAGAAATGGGTGAGTACGAACTACAATTGGTTGCAGCTCAAGACAAAATGGTTAATCCACAACATAAGTTCTGCGCTACTCAAGTAGACTGA
- the tyrS gene encoding tyrosine--tRNA ligase: protein MSSNNLIKQLQERGLVAQVTDEDALAERLAQGPISLYCGFDPTADSLHLGHLVPLLCLKRFQLAGHKPVALVGGATGLIGDPSFKATERKLNTAETVQEWVEKIRNQVSPFLSFDCGENSARLANNYDWFGKMDVLTFLRDIGKHFSVNQMINRESVKQRLNRDDVGISFTEFAYNLLQGYDFANMNKEMGVELQIGGSDQWGNITSGIDLTRRLHQNQVFGLTVPLITKADGTKFGKTEGGAVWLDPHKTSQYKFYQFWINTADADVYRFLKFFTFMELDEINALEEEDKNSGKAPRAQYVLAEQVTKLVHGEAGLAAAKRITESLFSGAVSDLTEADFEQLAQDGMPCITLEDGADLQQALVDSELTPSRGQARTAISSNAVSINGQKQTEPMYVFTDADRLFGRYTLIRRGKKNDCLINWK, encoded by the coding sequence ATGTCTAGCAATAACCTGATTAAACAATTGCAAGAGCGGGGCCTCGTTGCCCAGGTAACGGATGAGGATGCGTTAGCAGAGAGACTGGCGCAGGGCCCTATCTCTCTCTATTGTGGCTTCGATCCTACCGCTGACAGCTTGCATTTGGGACATCTGGTTCCCTTGCTGTGTTTAAAACGATTCCAACTAGCCGGGCATAAGCCTGTGGCGTTGGTAGGTGGCGCAACGGGCCTTATTGGTGATCCGAGCTTTAAAGCTACTGAACGTAAATTAAATACCGCAGAAACCGTTCAAGAGTGGGTAGAGAAAATCCGTAATCAAGTTTCGCCATTTTTAAGCTTTGATTGTGGTGAAAACAGTGCGCGTCTTGCTAATAACTATGATTGGTTTGGCAAAATGGATGTGCTGACATTTTTACGTGATATTGGTAAACATTTCTCTGTTAACCAAATGATTAACCGCGAGTCAGTCAAACAACGCCTTAACCGTGATGATGTTGGTATCTCTTTTACTGAGTTTGCTTATAACCTCTTACAAGGTTATGACTTCGCCAACATGAATAAAGAGATGGGGGTAGAACTACAAATTGGTGGCTCTGACCAATGGGGTAATATCACTTCAGGTATCGATTTAACACGTCGTCTTCATCAGAACCAAGTATTTGGGTTGACTGTGCCATTAATCACTAAAGCTGATGGTACGAAATTCGGTAAAACTGAAGGCGGTGCAGTTTGGTTAGATCCGCATAAAACCAGCCAATACAAATTCTACCAATTCTGGATTAATACGGCGGATGCAGACGTTTATCGCTTCCTAAAATTCTTCACCTTTATGGAGCTAGACGAAATTAATGCGTTGGAAGAAGAAGATAAAAACAGCGGTAAAGCACCACGCGCACAATATGTTTTAGCGGAGCAAGTGACTAAATTAGTTCACGGTGAAGCGGGCTTAGCGGCAGCGAAACGTATTACGGAAAGTTTATTCTCAGGGGCTGTTTCAGATTTAACAGAAGCAGACTTTGAACAATTAGCCCAAGATGGTATGCCATGTATCACTTTAGAAGACGGTGCTGACTTGCAACAAGCTTTAGTTGATTCAGAGTTAACACCATCACGTGGGCAAGCAAGAACAGCGATTAGCTCTAACGCGGTTTCTATCAATGGTCAAAAACAAACTGAGCCAATGTATGTCTTTACCGATGCAGATCGCTTGTTTGGGCGTTACACCTTGATCCGTCGTGGTAAGAAAAACGACTGCTTAATTAATTGGAAATAG
- the sapC gene encoding putrescine export ABC transporter permease SapC, which yields MSSDNFYREQKMPSPTRVVWNLFSSDIVSMVGFFGVLFLLTLCFIGSYLAPYALDQQFLGYQLTPPSWSHYGEVAFFFGTDDLGRDILSRLLIGTKSTFGSAIFVTFIATIIGLILGCLAGMTKGLKSAVFNHILDTLLSIPSLLLAIIVVAFMGASLENAMLAICLALIPRMVRTIYVAVHDELDKEYIVAARLDGASNIFILWYTVLPNITPILVTELTRALSIAILDIAALGFLDLGAQLPSSEWGAMLGDTLELIYVAPWTVILPGIAIMISVLFVNLLGDGLHRAINAGVE from the coding sequence ATGTCCTCAGATAATTTTTATCGCGAACAGAAAATGCCATCCCCTACACGGGTGGTGTGGAATTTATTTTCATCTGACATCGTTTCGATGGTGGGTTTTTTTGGTGTTCTATTTTTGCTTACTCTGTGTTTTATCGGGTCTTATCTCGCGCCTTATGCTTTAGATCAACAATTTTTAGGGTATCAATTAACGCCACCATCTTGGTCACATTACGGTGAGGTCGCTTTTTTCTTCGGCACCGATGACCTTGGACGAGATATTTTAAGCCGCTTACTAATCGGGACTAAATCCACTTTTGGCTCGGCTATTTTTGTCACCTTTATAGCCACGATTATTGGTTTAATTTTAGGTTGCCTTGCTGGAATGACAAAAGGGTTAAAGTCTGCTGTCTTTAACCATATTCTCGACACACTACTTTCCATCCCATCATTACTATTGGCGATTATTGTCGTTGCATTTATGGGTGCAAGCCTTGAAAATGCCATGCTGGCCATCTGCCTTGCATTAATACCACGAATGGTAAGGACCATTTACGTTGCCGTACATGATGAATTAGATAAAGAATATATTGTGGCTGCTCGCCTTGATGGCGCGTCAAATATCTTTATTCTGTGGTATACCGTATTACCAAATATTACCCCTATTTTGGTCACTGAACTGACTCGTGCCTTATCTATCGCTATTCTCGATATTGCCGCACTGGGCTTTTTGGATTTAGGCGCTCAGTTACCGTCTTCTGAATGGGGAGCGATGTTAGGTGATACCTTAGAACTGATTTACGTTGCACCTTGGACTGTGATCTTGCCCGGTATCGCTATCATGATAAGTGTGTTATTCGTGAATTTACTGGGTGACGGTTTACACAGAGCCATCAATGCGGGAGTTGAATAA
- the pdxH gene encoding pyridoxamine 5'-phosphate oxidase, with translation MNEISELDLASVRREYTKGGLRRHDLTPNPLTLFELWMKQACEARLSDPTAMSVATVDETGQPYQRIVLLKHFDDNGLVFYTNMGSRKAQHLAKNNKISLHFPWYPLERQVNFTGVAERLNPIEVVKYFHSRPKDSQIAAWASAQSSKISARGILEGKFLELKQKFKNGEVPLPSFWGGFRVVFDSVEFWQGGAHRLHDRFLYQREGDGWKIDRLAP, from the coding sequence ATGAATGAGATAAGTGAACTCGATCTCGCATCTGTTCGTCGTGAGTACACAAAAGGTGGGTTACGACGCCATGATTTAACCCCTAATCCACTAACGCTGTTTGAATTATGGATGAAACAAGCCTGTGAAGCTCGATTAAGTGACCCAACGGCAATGTCAGTGGCGACGGTGGATGAGACTGGGCAACCGTATCAGCGTATCGTGCTGTTAAAGCATTTTGATGACAATGGCTTGGTATTTTATACCAATATGGGTAGCCGCAAAGCTCAACACCTTGCAAAAAACAACAAAATTAGTTTGCATTTCCCATGGTATCCCCTTGAACGCCAAGTTAATTTTACTGGGGTTGCTGAACGTTTAAACCCAATTGAGGTAGTCAAATATTTCCACAGTCGGCCTAAAGATAGCCAAATTGCTGCTTGGGCATCCGCACAATCATCTAAAATATCGGCCAGAGGTATCTTAGAAGGTAAATTTTTAGAATTAAAACAAAAATTTAAAAATGGTGAAGTCCCTTTACCGAGTTTTTGGGGAGGCTTTCGTGTGGTATTTGATAGTGTCGAATTTTGGCAAGGTGGTGCACACCGCTTACACGACCGTTTTTTATACCAGCGAGAAGGCGATGGCTGGAAAATTGATAGATTAGCCCCTTAG
- the rnt gene encoding ribonuclease T, producing the protein MSEKNNPNALVNRFRGYYPVVIDVETGGFNAKTDGLLEIAAITLKMDKDGWLSIDETLHFHIEPFEGANLEPSALAFTGIDPTNPLRGAVSEYDALHAIFKVVRKGMKNTDCNRAIIVAHNANFDHSFVMNAAERAGLKRNPFHPFATFDTAALSGLVFGQTILAKACASAGIPFDGKQAHGALYDTDRTAHLFCEIVNKFKKLGGWPIIEDEK; encoded by the coding sequence ATGTCTGAAAAAAATAATCCGAACGCCCTAGTAAACCGTTTCCGGGGATATTACCCTGTTGTTATTGATGTCGAAACGGGTGGGTTCAACGCAAAAACTGATGGGCTGCTTGAGATAGCCGCAATTACATTAAAAATGGATAAAGATGGCTGGCTTTCTATAGATGAGACCCTGCATTTTCATATCGAACCATTTGAAGGGGCTAATCTAGAGCCATCTGCACTGGCTTTTACGGGAATTGACCCAACAAATCCACTGCGTGGTGCAGTCAGTGAATACGACGCTCTGCATGCCATATTCAAAGTCGTTCGCAAAGGGATGAAAAACACGGATTGCAACCGTGCAATTATTGTTGCCCATAATGCAAATTTTGATCATAGTTTTGTGATGAATGCGGCGGAACGTGCGGGTTTAAAACGTAACCCATTCCATCCTTTTGCCACGTTTGATACGGCCGCACTAAGTGGTTTAGTGTTTGGGCAAACCATTCTGGCTAAAGCCTGTGCCAGTGCGGGGATCCCATTCGATGGTAAACAAGCGCATGGCGCACTGTATGATACTGACCGTACCGCACATTTATTTTGCGAAATTGTAAATAAATTCAAAAAGCTTGGTGGCTGGCCAATCATTGAAGACGAAAAATAA
- the slyA gene encoding transcriptional regulator SlyA: MWRALIDHRLKPLKLTQTHWVTLHNISQLPPEQSQIQLAKAIGIEQPSLVRTLDQLEEKKLISRHTCANDRRAKRIKLTEESEPFIKTVDQVINNTRVEILSNISQEELDQLSQLLLKLERNIIRLQNDS; encoded by the coding sequence ATGTGGAGAGCATTAATTGATCATCGATTAAAACCACTAAAACTAACGCAAACTCATTGGGTTACGCTACATAATATAAGCCAATTACCGCCTGAGCAATCGCAGATCCAACTCGCGAAAGCGATAGGCATTGAGCAACCTTCATTGGTAAGAACATTAGACCAATTAGAGGAAAAAAAACTCATTTCAAGGCACACTTGTGCAAATGATAGACGTGCAAAAAGAATCAAACTAACTGAGGAATCTGAACCATTTATCAAGACAGTTGATCAAGTGATTAATAATACACGGGTTGAAATTTTAAGTAACATTAGCCAAGAGGAACTTGACCAGTTATCTCAACTTCTATTAAAACTTGAAAGAAATATTATTCGTCTACAGAATGACTCATGA
- the gstA gene encoding glutathione transferase GstA → MKLYYAPGACSLSPHIILRETGLDFSIERVNIKEKKTEKGEDFLAINPKGQVPTLVLDNGEQLTEGAVIVQYLADQKPDRNLIALAGSMKRYHQMEALNFISTELHKNFSPLFTPGTPEDYKETVRHTLLSKFKYVDSVLAKHAFFAGDSFSVADAYLFTVTGWAKHVGLDLSSLTHLQDYLAKIAKRPTVQEALKAEGLI, encoded by the coding sequence ATGAAATTGTATTACGCTCCCGGTGCTTGTTCTCTTTCTCCGCATATTATTTTACGTGAAACTGGGTTGGATTTTTCGATTGAACGCGTGAATATCAAAGAGAAAAAAACTGAGAAAGGCGAAGACTTTTTAGCAATAAATCCGAAAGGCCAAGTACCAACTTTAGTGTTAGATAATGGAGAGCAACTTACTGAAGGTGCTGTTATTGTTCAGTATCTTGCAGACCAAAAACCCGATAGAAACCTGATTGCGCTTGCGGGTTCAATGAAACGCTACCACCAAATGGAAGCGTTAAATTTTATTTCGACAGAGCTTCATAAAAATTTCTCACCTTTATTTACCCCTGGAACGCCTGAAGATTATAAAGAAACAGTTCGTCATACATTATTGAGTAAGTTCAAATACGTTGACTCCGTATTAGCAAAACATGCGTTCTTTGCTGGTGATAGCTTTAGCGTAGCTGATGCCTATTTATTTACCGTAACTGGCTGGGCAAAACATGTTGGTTTAGATTTATCAAGCTTAACGCATTTACAAGACTACCTTGCTAAGATAGCAAAACGTCCGACTGTCCAAGAGGCATTAAAAGCGGAAGGTTTAATCTAA
- the sapF gene encoding putrescine export ABC transporter ATP-binding protein SapF yields METLLEVRNLTKTFRFREGLFHRHELQAVKPISFNLQAGQTLAIIGANGSGKSTLARMLSGVVEPTSGDIMIRGQRLNFGDYSYRSQRIRMIFQDPSTSLNPRQRIGQTLELPLKLNTDLTGIERERRIIQTLRQVGLLADHAEYYPHMLASGQKQRIALARALILQPEIIVADEALASLDMSMRSQIINLMLDLQAKQDIAYIYVTQHLGMMKHISDKMLVMDKGEVVERGNTAEVLAAPLHDVTRRLIESHFGEPLSIDAWRQDL; encoded by the coding sequence ATGGAAACGTTACTAGAAGTGCGCAATTTAACAAAAACCTTTCGCTTTCGCGAAGGCTTGTTCCATCGTCATGAGCTGCAAGCCGTTAAGCCGATTAGTTTTAATTTACAAGCAGGCCAAACTTTGGCAATAATTGGCGCGAATGGTTCAGGAAAATCCACGCTCGCACGCATGCTTTCAGGCGTGGTAGAGCCCACCAGCGGAGATATTATGATCCGCGGTCAGCGCCTAAACTTTGGCGATTATAGTTATCGCAGCCAACGCATCCGCATGATATTCCAAGATCCGAGTACATCACTAAACCCTCGGCAGCGTATTGGGCAGACCCTTGAACTACCACTAAAATTAAACACAGATTTGACCGGTATCGAGCGAGAAAGGCGGATTATTCAAACATTGCGCCAAGTCGGTTTGCTGGCTGATCATGCTGAATATTACCCACATATGTTAGCCTCAGGGCAAAAGCAGCGTATCGCCCTTGCTCGTGCCCTTATTTTACAACCAGAAATTATCGTCGCTGATGAAGCACTTGCCTCACTTGATATGTCTATGCGCTCACAGATCATTAACTTGATGCTAGATTTGCAAGCCAAACAGGATATTGCTTATATCTACGTAACCCAACATCTCGGAATGATGAAGCATATTAGTGATAAAATGCTAGTGATGGATAAAGGGGAGGTCGTAGAGCGAGGCAATACTGCTGAGGTACTCGCAGCCCCACTTCACGATGTCACTCGCCGTTTGATTGAAAGCCATTTTGGCGAACCCTTGTCGATTGATGCATGGCGGCAGGACTTGTAA
- a CDS encoding DUF817 domain-containing protein — MGRVSHKLNFLGQLDQKLMAHTPNNSHGIKRFILEFWFFGVINARSCLFAGFFFLTLFLIPTQGILGLPRYDALLIFAVTFQVILVWSKLETLDELKAICLFHLVGFMMELFKTSATISSWQYPDEAFTKLWGVPLFTGFMYAAVGSYLIQSWRFFKVRIEHYPPYWMATCVALAIYINFFSHHYIDDYRWYLTAFIFGLYARSVVFYTPLDKERKMPLLLAFMLIGFFIWLAENMGTFFGVWQYPNQIGAWSMVHAGKWGAWSLLVIVTFTIIVHLKHIKANVIVAR; from the coding sequence ATGGGAAGGGTGAGTCATAAACTCAATTTTTTAGGGCAGCTAGATCAAAAACTGATGGCACACACACCCAATAATAGCCACGGTATTAAGCGCTTTATTTTAGAGTTTTGGTTTTTTGGTGTGATTAATGCACGCTCTTGCTTATTCGCCGGCTTTTTCTTTTTAACCCTGTTCTTAATTCCCACACAAGGTATCTTAGGGTTACCTCGTTATGATGCTTTACTCATTTTTGCTGTCACATTTCAGGTCATATTAGTATGGTCAAAATTGGAGACGTTGGATGAACTAAAAGCGATTTGTCTCTTCCATTTAGTCGGCTTTATGATGGAGTTATTTAAGACGTCAGCGACGATTAGCTCGTGGCAATATCCAGACGAGGCTTTTACTAAACTCTGGGGGGTTCCACTTTTTACTGGCTTTATGTACGCCGCAGTAGGAAGCTATCTGATTCAATCATGGCGTTTTTTTAAGGTTAGAATCGAACACTATCCCCCTTATTGGATGGCAACCTGTGTAGCGTTAGCAATTTATATTAACTTTTTTAGTCACCATTATATTGATGATTATCGCTGGTACTTAACGGCTTTTATTTTTGGTTTGTATGCGCGCAGTGTGGTGTTTTATACACCACTGGATAAAGAGCGCAAAATGCCACTTTTACTTGCGTTTATGTTAATTGGTTTTTTTATCTGGCTCGCAGAAAATATGGGGACGTTTTTTGGGGTTTGGCAATACCCCAACCAAATTGGCGCTTGGTCAATGGTACATGCGGGGAAATGGGGGGCCTGGTCTTTATTAGTGATCGTCACCTTCACGATTATCGTTCACCTTAAACATATTAAGGCGAACGTTATTGTCGCTCGTTAA
- a CDS encoding glycine zipper 2TM domain-containing protein, whose amino-acid sequence MLKKVFVGVVAVAALSGCVNTSTLSGDTISANDAKQVQTVTYGTVLNARPVTIQAGEDGNVIGAIGGAVLGGLLGNTIGGGSGNTLATAAGAIAGGLAGQQAQGALNRSQGVQLEIRLDSGKNIVVVQKQDPSTFRNGQRVMIANSGNTVTVSPR is encoded by the coding sequence ATGCTTAAGAAAGTTTTTGTAGGTGTTGTTGCAGTTGCAGCGTTATCAGGCTGTGTCAATACCAGTACACTTTCTGGTGATACTATTTCAGCCAATGACGCGAAACAGGTTCAAACTGTGACCTATGGTACTGTTTTGAACGCTCGCCCTGTGACTATTCAAGCTGGTGAAGATGGTAATGTCATCGGTGCAATTGGTGGTGCCGTTCTGGGTGGCTTATTAGGTAATACCATTGGTGGTGGTTCAGGAAATACCCTTGCTACCGCAGCAGGGGCTATCGCTGGTGGTTTAGCTGGACAGCAAGCTCAGGGGGCTTTAAATAGGAGCCAAGGTGTTCAATTAGAGATCCGTTTAGACAGCGGTAAAAACATTGTTGTTGTCCAAAAACAAGATCCTAGCACATTTCGTAATGGCCAACGCGTCATGATTGCGAATAGCGGAAACACAGTCACAGTATCCCCGCGTTAA
- the anmK gene encoding anhydro-N-acetylmuramic acid kinase, whose product MIKSGRYIGVMSGTSLDGIDVVLAAISDKFVAEQSNLSVAFPIELKKRILNICQGQETTLSEIGKIDRELGSLYADAINQLLAKAGLVAADIIAIGCHGQTVWHEPDSEQPFTMQLGDNNRIAALTGITTVGDFRRRDMAYGGQGAPLVPAFHLAVLGHPTEKRIVLNIGGIANITALFPGAYVKGYDTGPGNMLMDTWIWRHQQKAFDQDGAWASRGCVDKTLLKSMMNDPYFKRSAPKSTGREYFNAQWLDQHLAHFPHISPQDVQATLCELTAASIAEQVLLCGGSERLIVCGGGAQNAFLMQRLAALLPGIEVATSDKFGLSGDDMEALAFAWLAARTVAGLTGNLASVTGATRETVLGAVYPKNNDKK is encoded by the coding sequence ATGATTAAGTCAGGTCGTTACATAGGGGTTATGTCAGGTACCAGTCTAGATGGGATTGATGTGGTTCTCGCTGCAATTAGCGATAAGTTTGTCGCAGAGCAATCTAATTTGAGTGTCGCATTTCCAATTGAATTGAAAAAAAGAATTTTAAATATTTGCCAAGGGCAGGAAACCACATTATCTGAAATTGGTAAAATAGATCGTGAATTAGGTTCACTTTATGCAGACGCGATTAACCAATTGTTAGCGAAAGCCGGGTTAGTTGCGGCAGATATCATTGCAATAGGGTGTCATGGTCAAACTGTTTGGCATGAACCAGATTCAGAGCAGCCATTTACCATGCAACTTGGCGATAATAACCGTATTGCAGCGTTAACAGGGATCACGACAGTGGGGGACTTTAGGCGTCGAGATATGGCTTATGGTGGGCAGGGAGCACCATTGGTGCCAGCCTTTCACCTAGCTGTTTTAGGTCACCCGACTGAAAAACGCATTGTTTTAAATATTGGTGGAATTGCGAATATTACTGCGTTATTTCCAGGGGCCTATGTAAAAGGATATGACACGGGGCCTGGTAATATGCTGATGGATACTTGGATTTGGCGTCATCAGCAAAAAGCGTTTGATCAAGATGGTGCGTGGGCCAGTCGCGGTTGTGTCGATAAAACATTACTCAAATCCATGATGAATGATCCGTATTTCAAGCGCTCAGCACCGAAAAGTACTGGGCGTGAATATTTTAATGCACAATGGTTAGATCAGCATTTAGCCCACTTTCCTCATATTTCACCCCAAGATGTCCAAGCGACATTGTGTGAATTAACGGCTGCGTCTATTGCTGAACAAGTTTTATTATGTGGAGGGAGTGAGCGTTTAATTGTGTGTGGCGGTGGCGCTCAAAATGCATTTTTAATGCAACGGTTAGCGGCTTTACTACCGGGTATTGAAGTCGCTACCAGTGATAAATTTGGCCTAAGTGGTGATGATATGGAAGCATTAGCATTCGCTTGGCTGGCTGCGCGTACAGTTGCAGGTCTAACGGGTAACCTTGCCTCTGTGACAGGAGCAACAAGGGAAACAGTATTAGGCGCAGTGTACCCTAAAAATAATGATAAAAAGTAA